The following coding sequences lie in one Tichowtungia aerotolerans genomic window:
- a CDS encoding GH36-type glycosyl hydrolase domain-containing protein, which translates to MKYGYFDVKNREYVIERPDTPLPWINYLGKEGFYSLISNTAGGYSFYVDARKRRLTRYRYNNIPNDVGGRYLYLRDNKTEEIWSSSWAPVKATLDLYECRHGLGYTVIQSQKNGIDVTVRYFVPLDINAEVWEVSVKNISNEAKDISVFSFVEWCLWEALNDMTNYQSTYNYGEVEVEGNIIYHKTEYRERRNHFAYFGCSEDVAAYETDGHVFWGMHSGFDSPESVRLGQLKNTIAEGWNPIGSHQLNLMLQPSESKEINFALGYWENPQDQKFSAPQVVNKSLVEPVIEKLLNRKKTEALFAERVNDWENALNVLQVETPDEEINTMVNTWTPYQCVQTYIHARSTSFWDTGIGRGIGYRDAAQDIMAAVHLMDPPRIRQRVIDLAGIQWRTGATYHQFQPLTKKGNAEIGTGFNDDPLWLLIATAAYVKETGDWSILDEMIPYADDHGAPASLYDHMLTSFNYSQKYRGPNGLPLIGRADWNDCLNLLITRIEEGENWQGEADYAALDTEVGSVPESLMISGQFVIAVNELAAMAAKRGDMETVEKARAAVAQMKQNIINNGWDGEWFVRAYDRHGKAIGSKDSPEGASKICIESQVWNVWAEVGFENGCAKQAMDSVKDKLYCEHGILLNQPSYTVFNVEHGQMTTVPPGLKENGSVFCQPNGWAISAECKLGRGDRALEYYNAICPIKRENLSEVHRAEPYIYSQMIAGPESAYCGEARNSWLTGSAASNLAGMTQGILGVQADYDGLKIDPCLPTGWKACKISRYFRGDIYNIEIHNPDGLGTGITHITVNGVVLEGNVMPVIGDGTVHDVQVIITKD; encoded by the coding sequence ATGAAGTACGGATATTTTGATGTGAAGAATCGTGAATATGTTATTGAACGCCCCGATACTCCTTTGCCTTGGATTAATTATCTTGGGAAGGAAGGGTTTTATTCTTTAATCTCTAATACTGCAGGTGGGTATAGTTTTTATGTTGATGCACGGAAAAGACGGTTGACGAGATATCGTTACAATAATATCCCTAATGATGTCGGTGGTCGATACCTTTATCTGCGGGATAATAAAACAGAAGAGATTTGGTCATCCAGCTGGGCTCCTGTTAAAGCAACGTTGGATTTATATGAATGTCGCCATGGTTTAGGGTACACGGTAATCCAGTCACAGAAAAATGGGATCGATGTTACTGTCCGTTACTTTGTTCCACTCGATATAAATGCCGAGGTTTGGGAAGTGAGTGTTAAAAATATTTCAAACGAAGCGAAAGATATTTCGGTTTTTTCGTTTGTAGAGTGGTGTTTGTGGGAGGCTCTGAATGATATGACGAACTATCAGAGTACTTATAATTATGGTGAGGTTGAGGTGGAAGGAAATATTATTTACCACAAGACCGAATATCGTGAAAGACGGAATCATTTCGCATATTTTGGATGTAGTGAAGATGTTGCGGCGTATGAAACCGATGGGCATGTTTTTTGGGGAATGCATAGTGGGTTTGACTCACCGGAATCTGTAAGATTGGGGCAACTTAAAAATACGATTGCCGAAGGTTGGAATCCGATTGGAAGCCATCAACTCAACTTGATGTTGCAACCGAGCGAAAGTAAAGAAATAAATTTTGCTCTTGGGTATTGGGAAAACCCACAGGATCAAAAGTTTTCGGCACCTCAAGTGGTTAATAAATCATTGGTTGAACCGGTGATTGAAAAACTATTAAACCGGAAAAAAACCGAAGCTTTGTTTGCCGAAAGAGTGAATGACTGGGAGAATGCTCTTAATGTTCTTCAGGTTGAGACGCCAGATGAAGAAATTAACACGATGGTGAACACTTGGACACCGTACCAGTGTGTGCAGACCTACATCCATGCTCGAAGCACCTCTTTCTGGGATACGGGAATTGGTCGGGGAATAGGGTACCGTGATGCCGCACAGGATATCATGGCTGCAGTTCACCTGATGGACCCTCCTCGTATTCGTCAACGGGTCATTGATCTGGCAGGTATTCAGTGGCGCACAGGGGCGACCTACCACCAGTTTCAACCGCTCACCAAAAAGGGGAATGCTGAGATTGGTACAGGGTTTAATGATGATCCGCTCTGGCTTCTTATTGCAACTGCCGCCTACGTTAAAGAGACGGGAGACTGGAGCATTCTTGATGAAATGATTCCGTATGCAGATGACCATGGCGCACCTGCTTCGCTGTATGACCACATGTTAACATCGTTTAATTATTCCCAGAAATACCGTGGGCCTAACGGTCTTCCGCTAATCGGTCGAGCCGACTGGAATGATTGTCTGAACTTACTTATCACGCGAATTGAGGAAGGCGAAAATTGGCAGGGTGAAGCCGATTACGCTGCATTGGATACTGAGGTCGGCAGTGTGCCGGAGTCCCTAATGATTTCTGGGCAATTTGTGATTGCTGTCAACGAACTCGCCGCCATGGCGGCAAAACGTGGTGATATGGAAACGGTTGAAAAAGCTCGAGCTGCTGTTGCGCAAATGAAACAGAATATCATCAACAACGGCTGGGATGGCGAATGGTTTGTCCGTGCTTATGATCGGCACGGAAAGGCTATTGGTTCGAAAGATAGCCCCGAGGGTGCTAGCAAAATTTGCATTGAGTCCCAGGTCTGGAATGTTTGGGCCGAAGTTGGTTTTGAAAATGGATGTGCCAAGCAGGCTATGGATTCGGTGAAGGACAAGTTATACTGTGAGCATGGTATTCTCTTGAACCAGCCGTCTTATACCGTGTTTAATGTTGAGCATGGTCAAATGACAACAGTTCCTCCGGGTCTGAAGGAAAACGGAAGTGTTTTCTGTCAGCCGAATGGTTGGGCAATCTCCGCCGAGTGTAAGCTCGGGCGTGGAGATCGTGCTCTGGAATATTACAATGCTATCTGCCCAATTAAGCGGGAAAATCTCAGTGAAGTGCATCGAGCAGAACCTTATATCTACAGCCAAATGATTGCCGGTCCGGAGTCGGCATACTGCGGAGAGGCTCGCAATTCTTGGCTTACAGGATCTGCTGCATCCAATTTAGCAGGTATGACTCAGGGCATTTTGGGGGTTCAGGCGGACTATGATGGTTTAAAGATAGATCCTTGTTTGCCAACTGGTTGGAAAGCATGTAAAATATCACGTTATTTTCGTGGTGATATTTACAATATTGAAATTCATAATCCTGATGGACTTGGTACTGGTATAACTCATATAACAGTTAATGGCGTGGTGCTGGAAGGCAATGTTATGCCTGTCATAGGCGATGGAACTGTTCATGATGTACAAGTAATAATCACTAAAGATTAG
- a CDS encoding transposase, protein MNKQRRKHTAEFKARVALEAIKGLETINQIAAKYELHPVQVGAWKKELLEGAGSLFVRKNAKDDLGQNHRIEELERKVGQLTMGNEFLEKKSVQLGIAVKGRRW, encoded by the coding sequence ATGAATAAACAGAGACGGAAACATACGGCGGAGTTTAAGGCTCGTGTTGCGCTGGAGGCAATCAAAGGGCTGGAGACGATCAATCAGATTGCGGCTAAATACGAACTGCACCCGGTGCAGGTCGGCGCCTGGAAGAAAGAGCTTCTGGAGGGAGCGGGTTCCCTGTTTGTGCGCAAGAACGCAAAGGATGATTTGGGACAGAACCATCGGATTGAGGAACTGGAGCGCAAGGTGGGGCAATTGACCATGGGGAACGAATTCCTCGAAAAAAAGTCCGTGCAGCTGGGGATTGCCGTCAAAGGACGGCGCTGGTGA
- a CDS encoding DDE-type integrase/transposase/recombinase, which yields MSREEKISVRRQCELLDISHSLFYYLPKGEPEENLRIMREIDRLHMEDATAGSRRMRNYLWRRGWPKIGRGRVKRLMRLIGIETVYPRKHTTIPGGPSGIYPYRLRGLKIDRPNQVWCADITYIPMAKGFMYLFAVMDWHSRKVLAWELSNTLDTGFCL from the coding sequence GTGAGCCGGGAAGAAAAAATCAGTGTGAGGCGGCAGTGCGAACTGCTGGATATCTCCCACTCGCTGTTCTATTACCTGCCCAAAGGTGAGCCGGAAGAGAACCTGCGAATCATGCGGGAAATCGACAGGTTGCATATGGAGGATGCTACCGCCGGATCGCGGCGGATGCGCAATTATCTTTGGCGCAGAGGCTGGCCGAAGATCGGGCGGGGCCGGGTTAAACGGCTTATGCGTCTGATAGGCATCGAGACGGTTTATCCGCGCAAGCACACGACGATTCCCGGCGGGCCATCGGGCATTTATCCCTATCGGCTGAGGGGGCTAAAAATCGACCGTCCGAATCAGGTCTGGTGTGCAGATATCACCTACATCCCGATGGCCAAAGGCTTTATGTATCTGTTTGCAGTGATGGACTGGCATTCGCGCAAGGTCCTGGCATGGGAGCTGTCCAACACGCTGGATACCGGCTTCTGCCTGTGA
- a CDS encoding IS256 family transposase — protein MDRDQKTTEDTTKKIIEIDDSAVRGHLQELVRGSVEETLNGLLDAEADTLCGAKRYERSPDRVDSRAGHYERGLETQAGSVKLKVPKLRSIPFETQIIERYRRRESSVEEALMEMYLAGVSVRRVEDITQALWGTRVSPGTVSNLNQKVYERIEKWRTRPIDGEYPYVYLDGICLKRSWGGEVKNVSVLVAIGVNAEGYREILGAAEGEKEDKAGWQAFLRDLKERGLKGVRLIVSDKCLGLVESVAEVYPSADWQRCVVHWYRNIFQNVPRQKVKAVAAMLKAIHAQEDREAALEKAQAVVEKLKGMKLNKAADHVQRTVDETLSYMSYPEEHWRRIRTNNPLERIMREIRRRTRVVGSFPDGQSALMLVAARLRHIAGTKWGTRRYLNMTRLYELEQLKKNAA, from the coding sequence ATGGATAGAGACCAAAAGACGACGGAAGATACCACGAAAAAGATCATCGAAATTGACGACTCGGCTGTGCGGGGACATCTGCAGGAGCTGGTGAGAGGCTCCGTTGAGGAGACGCTCAACGGCCTGCTGGATGCCGAAGCGGATACCCTGTGCGGAGCAAAACGCTATGAGCGAAGCCCGGATCGGGTGGATTCTCGTGCGGGCCATTACGAGCGTGGACTGGAGACACAAGCCGGCAGTGTGAAGCTCAAAGTACCCAAGCTTCGCAGCATTCCCTTTGAGACACAGATCATTGAACGCTATCGTCGTCGTGAAAGCTCCGTCGAAGAAGCGTTGATGGAGATGTATCTGGCCGGGGTGTCGGTTCGCCGTGTTGAAGATATTACGCAGGCACTGTGGGGCACGCGAGTCAGCCCGGGAACGGTCAGTAACCTGAACCAAAAAGTTTATGAACGCATCGAGAAGTGGCGGACACGCCCGATTGATGGCGAGTATCCGTACGTCTATCTCGACGGGATCTGCCTGAAGCGCAGCTGGGGCGGCGAAGTGAAGAACGTATCGGTTCTGGTCGCTATTGGAGTCAATGCGGAAGGCTATCGAGAGATTCTTGGTGCCGCCGAAGGCGAGAAGGAAGACAAGGCCGGATGGCAAGCATTCTTGCGCGATCTGAAGGAGCGGGGGCTCAAAGGGGTTCGCTTGATCGTCAGCGATAAATGCCTTGGGTTGGTGGAATCGGTCGCCGAGGTTTATCCATCCGCCGACTGGCAACGTTGCGTGGTTCACTGGTACCGCAACATCTTCCAGAATGTACCGCGCCAGAAAGTCAAAGCAGTCGCTGCCATGCTCAAAGCAATTCATGCCCAGGAAGACCGCGAAGCGGCCTTGGAAAAGGCTCAGGCAGTCGTAGAAAAGCTAAAAGGCATGAAGCTGAACAAAGCGGCCGATCACGTGCAACGAACCGTAGACGAAACACTGAGCTATATGAGCTATCCCGAGGAGCATTGGCGGCGCATCCGCACCAACAATCCGTTGGAGCGGATTATGCGCGAGATCCGGCGACGTACCCGCGTAGTCGGCAGCTTTCCTGACGGACAGTCCGCGCTGATGCTGGTCGCAGCTCGTCTACGCCACATCGCAGGCACCAAATGGGGGACGCGCCGCTACCTGAACATGACCCGACTCTACGAACTGGAACAACTCAAGAAGAATGCCGCATAG
- a CDS encoding integrase core domain-containing protein, whose translation MVIERFWRSIKYEDIYLKSYENGWELERSIEAYMMRYNCKRPHQPLGDATPEEVYRGTVELAAGKKTFHPSPGGGIG comes from the coding sequence GTGGTCATTGAACGGTTCTGGCGGAGCATCAAGTATGAGGACATCTACCTGAAATCATACGAGAACGGCTGGGAACTTGAACGGAGCATTGAAGCGTATATGATGCGCTACAATTGCAAGCGTCCACACCAGCCGCTTGGGGATGCCACGCCGGAGGAAGTGTATAGAGGCACAGTCGAGCTGGCTGCAGGAAAAAAGACTTTTCATCCCTCCCCCGGGGGAGGGATCGGTTGA
- a CDS encoding sulfatase, with translation MMKKKRRFLVFGTILVGNILDGFLPAFAKSEEKRPNVLMFLVDDLGWNDTSLVWRGEETLYNERYRTPNIQKLANEGVRFSRAYSQALCCPSRASFITGQNTMRCKITGDFGTLYNHNHTMMFPGGKILDKRSSTLPRVLKEHGYRTIHAGKYHLTQYGSDHPSPEEIGYDVNIGGSQYGQPGSYYGTDNYENQKNKTMQVPGLEDYYGSDTYLTEALTDKAIIEIERAMKDGTPFFMNMAHYAVHTPIQQDPRFGAHYERRSGELAEEPDYATMIEGVDVSLGRFLQAIEDAGQADNTLVIFYSDNGGRVLWRQSKSLYGKKYDFNYPLRSGKACLYEGGIRVPAIIKWPGSGAKNMEVDTPVIIEDLYTTILSITGCFDSLGENKSQIDGKDLSVLIKGRKSRKLMERPLFFHLPYRFDGEAINGPDFKNGGVTPSTAIIKGDWKLIYFHLNETFELYNLSSDVSEANNLLLSNMEKAKSLCVQLDKYMKQTEAIRPVHLPSKKPIRWPLDALIRIETGAQGLE, from the coding sequence ATGATGAAGAAGAAAAGACGTTTTTTAGTTTTTGGGACTATCCTTGTGGGAAACATTCTAGATGGCTTTTTACCAGCATTTGCCAAATCAGAAGAAAAAAGACCTAACGTATTAATGTTCTTGGTTGATGATCTGGGATGGAATGATACATCACTTGTATGGAGAGGGGAGGAAACGCTATACAATGAACGTTATCGTACGCCAAATATACAGAAGTTGGCCAATGAAGGAGTTCGATTTTCTCGTGCGTATTCTCAAGCACTTTGTTGTCCCTCGAGAGCATCGTTTATTACCGGCCAAAATACGATGCGTTGTAAAATCACAGGCGATTTTGGTACATTGTATAATCATAATCATACAATGATGTTTCCAGGAGGGAAAATTCTTGATAAAAGAAGTTCTACTTTACCACGTGTGCTAAAAGAGCATGGCTATAGGACAATTCACGCCGGAAAATATCATTTGACTCAATATGGTAGCGATCATCCTTCTCCTGAAGAGATTGGCTATGATGTCAATATTGGCGGAAGTCAATATGGTCAACCGGGTAGTTATTATGGAACCGATAACTATGAAAATCAGAAAAATAAAACGATGCAGGTTCCGGGGCTTGAAGACTATTATGGAAGTGATACCTATCTGACTGAGGCGCTGACTGATAAGGCGATCATTGAAATAGAGCGGGCAATGAAGGATGGGACTCCATTTTTTATGAATATGGCTCACTATGCGGTGCATACTCCTATTCAACAGGATCCACGGTTTGGTGCACATTATGAGAGGCGTTCGGGCGAACTCGCAGAAGAGCCCGATTATGCAACGATGATTGAGGGAGTTGATGTTAGCTTAGGGCGGTTTTTGCAGGCAATTGAAGATGCTGGTCAGGCTGATAATACACTTGTTATTTTTTATTCCGACAACGGGGGGCGTGTTTTGTGGCGACAAAGCAAGAGTTTGTATGGTAAAAAATATGATTTTAATTATCCTTTACGCAGTGGAAAAGCTTGTTTGTATGAGGGTGGAATACGTGTTCCTGCAATTATAAAATGGCCCGGTAGTGGTGCGAAGAATATGGAAGTAGATACGCCTGTAATTATCGAGGATCTTTACACAACCATTCTTTCAATAACAGGCTGTTTTGATTCGTTGGGGGAGAATAAGAGTCAGATTGACGGCAAGGATCTAAGTGTATTGATTAAGGGGCGAAAATCAAGAAAGTTGATGGAGCGGCCTTTGTTTTTCCATCTTCCTTATCGATTTGATGGCGAGGCCATTAATGGTCCCGATTTTAAAAATGGTGGTGTGACGCCTTCAACAGCCATTATTAAGGGGGATTGGAAGTTAATTTATTTCCATTTGAATGAAACATTTGAATTGTATAATTTAAGTTCAGATGTTTCAGAAGCGAATAATCTGTTGTTAAGCAATATGGAGAAAGCCAAGTCTCTATGCGTACAGTTAGATAAATATATGAAACAAACAGAGGCCATAAGACCTGTGCATTTGCCTTCTAAAAAACCAATTAGATGGCCGTTGGATGCTTTGATCAGGATTGAAACGGGTGCTCAAGGCTTAGAATAG
- a CDS encoding glycosyl hydrolase family 18 protein, translating to MKDKIWSKILVVVVLLHASLQAQLIDFQMNEGTGTSLNGLSQTGSDSAVFGAVRPAVTDGAGNLVFSNTLSSAAGLPLSQVYSNNGLYRIEMRFDSWNMSAAPNLANVNWLVQQTGDANVLNLTFRRHDSYGGMLFTVFGGTDGGQNTSTPLDATIPLISAGIGIVVRVDVDIEAGLYDFYWKWDGDTSFTAAGAARSLGGLPGIDKFVLSSNGSSGWGTGQFISMDYYTVTYIEPSPYFIEYTMNDREGTVVENLENTGNDHLSYNSGIDEDAVTDGEGSLHLENVSHSQWMTHTPLAAITNGVVIIEWRIDSWDLSAATASNAVVSVGLSGDSEDILNCQFMAASGGISIGSYATDGRAAGSTFIPFSNSETGVVIRVVLDLDARFYSSYWKYDTDSEFSRIVRGNAADVSKFTELVLCKLKGNSASWGLNQFVDIDYINVTLTNGASFGPPVTDYYGKHIVGYIPYYRNVERLIDYSQVTDVNYGHMMLSSAGDLDTSLVQFSRLSNLVENAHAANVNVLISCSDKKSGNFSSMASSVSGRTNFVSQIKQFCLDNNLDGVDIDWEYPYTSTDKVNYGELLELLDMSLSEDELLLTSAVSFGWMQDIPLAALQHLDWVNIMAYDMGLPDHSTFDDALSALANWESFGFPRNKVCLGVPFYGANTNGDLQAYFSLYDDQNPTPDVDVVNGYYFNGINTVRRKAMHVLKKGYLGVMIWDLGGDKLNDSASLLTSIADTLSLSPPQVINFQMSETRGTSLNGLDQTGSDSATFGVARASIITDGDGNLIFTNMAAGSLATGLILDQSYTGQYRAEIRFDSWDMSSAPDMSSVDWLMQQTGDANVLYLKFRRMDSFDGMAFSVIAEGGQSTSTPDISGGAIPLVSTEGLTVRVDFDTVVGLYDVYWKFDSDVAFTAAGTNRKLTLPCMNKMIVTGTGEGASWGGGQFVAIDSYSVTYIEPLLDFQMSETRETSLSGLDQTGSDSATFGVARAGIITDGDGNLIFTNMAAGSLATGLILDQSYAGQYRAEIRFDSWDMSSAPDMSSVDWLMQQTGDANVLYLKFRRMDSFDGMAFSVIAEGGQSTSTPDISGGAIPLVSTEGLTVRVDFDTVVGLYDVYWKFDSDVGFNTAGVSRILTLPSINKMILTGVGDGAAWGSGQYISMDYYTVTCIENMMGVVGETVCAESMDQFNPLDFYNRWVADYLGLSDRVGLLDDPDGDCLDNLSEYALGGDPGNNEDIGIAGDVALTTDSGTNYFEYTYRKRRDAVARGLSYYLEKNLDLVSGLWTNLDYEVMGVTSIDDNFDIITNSIPVNVDSEKLFIRLRIEGFGF from the coding sequence ATGAAAGATAAAATATGGTCAAAAATACTTGTAGTAGTTGTATTACTACATGCTTCTTTGCAGGCGCAGCTTATCGACTTTCAAATGAATGAAGGCACAGGTACTTCTCTGAATGGACTAAGCCAGACCGGGTCGGATTCAGCTGTTTTTGGAGCTGTGCGTCCGGCCGTCACGGATGGTGCGGGAAATTTGGTGTTTAGCAACACACTTAGCTCTGCAGCAGGGCTTCCTCTGAGTCAGGTATATTCGAACAACGGTCTGTATAGGATTGAGATGCGTTTTGATTCATGGAATATGTCTGCAGCGCCTAATCTTGCTAATGTGAATTGGCTAGTGCAGCAGACAGGGGATGCTAATGTTCTTAATCTGACATTTAGAAGACACGACAGTTATGGCGGTATGTTGTTTACGGTATTTGGAGGTACCGACGGGGGGCAAAATACATCAACTCCGCTGGATGCAACCATTCCGCTCATAAGCGCTGGTATCGGTATTGTGGTTCGAGTTGATGTAGATATCGAAGCTGGTTTATATGATTTTTATTGGAAATGGGATGGCGATACAAGTTTTACTGCGGCTGGTGCTGCTAGATCACTGGGGGGGCTCCCAGGTATCGACAAATTTGTTTTGTCAAGTAATGGATCATCCGGTTGGGGGACAGGCCAGTTTATTTCAATGGATTATTATACTGTTACTTACATAGAACCGTCTCCATATTTTATCGAATATACAATGAATGATCGAGAAGGAACTGTTGTCGAAAATTTAGAGAATACTGGAAATGATCATTTGTCATATAATAGTGGTATTGATGAAGATGCTGTAACAGATGGAGAAGGGAGTCTTCATTTGGAGAATGTGAGCCATAGTCAATGGATGACGCACACTCCTCTTGCAGCTATTACTAATGGAGTTGTAATTATTGAATGGCGTATTGATTCTTGGGATTTGTCTGCTGCCACCGCAAGCAATGCTGTAGTTTCTGTCGGTCTAAGTGGAGATTCAGAGGATATCCTGAATTGTCAGTTTATGGCAGCGTCTGGTGGAATTAGCATAGGTTCATATGCAACGGATGGTAGAGCGGCCGGTAGTACATTTATACCGTTTTCTAACAGCGAAACAGGGGTCGTAATTCGTGTGGTTCTCGATTTAGATGCTAGGTTTTATTCTTCATACTGGAAGTATGACACTGATTCTGAATTTTCGCGGATTGTACGTGGAAATGCGGCCGATGTTTCAAAATTTACAGAGCTTGTTTTGTGTAAACTAAAGGGTAATTCTGCCTCTTGGGGGTTAAATCAGTTCGTTGATATTGATTATATCAATGTTACATTAACCAACGGTGCTAGTTTTGGTCCTCCAGTAACTGATTATTATGGGAAGCATATTGTTGGCTATATTCCATATTATCGGAACGTAGAACGGTTAATCGATTATAGCCAAGTTACAGATGTAAATTATGGACACATGATGCTTTCTTCGGCTGGCGATTTGGACACTTCTCTTGTACAGTTTTCAAGACTGTCAAATTTGGTTGAAAATGCACATGCTGCAAATGTAAATGTTCTTATAAGTTGCTCTGACAAGAAGTCGGGGAATTTTTCATCGATGGCATCGAGCGTATCTGGTCGAACTAATTTTGTGAGTCAGATTAAGCAATTTTGCCTCGATAATAATTTAGATGGTGTAGATATTGATTGGGAATATCCTTATACAAGCACCGACAAAGTTAATTATGGTGAATTGTTGGAGCTACTTGATATGTCATTGTCAGAAGATGAGTTGCTTTTAACCTCTGCTGTTTCCTTCGGTTGGATGCAGGATATTCCTCTTGCCGCACTGCAGCATCTGGACTGGGTTAATATTATGGCGTATGATATGGGGCTGCCTGATCATTCGACGTTTGATGATGCGCTGTCCGCATTGGCTAACTGGGAGAGTTTTGGGTTTCCTCGAAATAAAGTTTGTCTAGGTGTGCCATTTTATGGGGCGAACACTAACGGCGATTTACAAGCTTACTTTAGTCTTTATGATGATCAAAATCCGACTCCGGATGTAGATGTTGTTAATGGATATTATTTTAATGGCATTAATACAGTAAGGCGAAAGGCGATGCATGTATTGAAAAAAGGTTATTTGGGAGTTATGATCTGGGATTTGGGGGGGGATAAACTTAATGATTCGGCATCATTGCTCACCTCGATTGCTGATACTTTGAGTCTTTCTCCTCCACAGGTTATAAATTTCCAAATGAGTGAAACCAGAGGGACATCTTTAAATGGACTGGATCAGACAGGATCCGACTCTGCGACTTTTGGCGTGGCACGTGCCAGCATTATTACAGATGGTGATGGGAATCTGATTTTTACAAATATGGCCGCTGGCAGTCTTGCAACGGGGCTTATTTTAGATCAGTCATATACAGGGCAATATAGGGCAGAAATTCGTTTTGATTCATGGGACATGTCTTCAGCTCCGGATATGTCGAGTGTGGATTGGTTAATGCAACAAACTGGAGATGCGAATGTTCTGTATCTTAAGTTTAGAAGGATGGATTCTTTCGATGGCATGGCTTTTTCTGTTATTGCGGAGGGAGGCCAGAGTACTTCAACTCCTGATATTTCAGGTGGGGCTATTCCTCTCGTGAGTACAGAAGGGCTTACTGTTCGAGTAGATTTTGATACGGTTGTTGGGCTGTATGATGTATATTGGAAATTTGACTCTGATGTGGCGTTTACAGCTGCAGGTACAAACAGAAAATTGACTCTTCCCTGTATGAATAAGATGATTGTAACTGGTACGGGGGAGGGAGCTTCGTGGGGTGGGGGGCAGTTTGTTGCTATAGATTCTTATTCCGTAACTTATATCGAGCCATTACTTGACTTCCAAATGAGTGAAACCAGAGAGACATCTTTAAGTGGGCTGGATCAGACAGGATCCGACTCTGCGACTTTTGGTGTGGCACGTGCCGGCATTATTACAGATGGTGATGGGAATCTGATTTTTACAAATATGGCCGCTGGCAGTCTTGCAACGGGGCTTATTTTAGATCAGTCATATGCGGGGCAATATAGGGCAGAAATTCGTTTTGATTCATGGGACATGTCTTCAGCTCCGGATATGTCGAGCGTGGATTGGTTAATGCAACAAACTGGAGATGCGAATGTTCTGTATCTTAAGTTTAGAAGGATGGATTCTTTCGATGGCATGGCTTTTTCTGTTATTGCGGAGGGAGGCCAGAGTACTTCAACTCCTGACATTTCAGGTGGGGCTATTCCTCTCGTGAGTACAGAAGGGCTTACTGTTCGAGTAGATTTTGATACGGTTGTTGGGCTGTATGATGTATATTGGAAATTTGACTCTGATGTGGGCTTTAACACCGCCGGAGTAAGTCGGATATTAACTTTGCCGAGTATAAATAAAATGATTTTAACCGGTGTTGGTGATGGTGCGGCATGGGGGAGTGGGCAATATATTTCTATGGATTATTACACAGTAACCTGTATTGAAAATATGATGGGAGTTGTCGGCGAGACGGTTTGTGCTGAAAGCATGGATCAGTTTAATCCTCTGGATTTTTATAATCGGTGGGTGGCTGATTATTTAGGTCTAAGTGATCGTGTAGGTCTATTAGATGATCCGGATGGAGACTGTCTAGACAATCTTTCAGAATATGCTTTGGGTGGAGATCCGGGTAATAATGAAGATATTGGAATTGCTGGAGATGTTGCGCTGACGACAGATAGTGGAACTAATTATTTTGAATATACCTATAGGAAGCGTAGGGATGCTGTCGCACGCGGTCTTAGCTATTATTTAGAGAAAAATTTAGATTTAGTGTCTGGTTTGTGGACTAATCTCGACTATGAGGTTATGGGGGTAACTTCCATTGATGACAACTTTGATATAATTACTAATAGTATTCCTGTTAATGTGGATAGTGAAAAACTTTTTATCAGATTAAGAATCGAAGGATTTGGTTTTTAA
- a CDS encoding transposase family protein codes for MTAQKILKILGEWEGFRVGTVGPAPGDPSEVWIELTAENGSGRCSGCGSLSHTVHDSTIQWIRELPVFGKTTWLMITRRRMLCPACGPKLEALTWLDPYSRFS; via the coding sequence ATGACCGCTCAAAAGATACTCAAAATTCTCGGTGAATGGGAAGGGTTCCGTGTCGGAACAGTGGGGCCGGCCCCAGGGGATCCGTCCGAAGTATGGATCGAGTTGACAGCAGAAAATGGCTCTGGCCGTTGCAGTGGTTGCGGGTCGCTATCTCACACTGTCCATGACTCAACCATCCAGTGGATACGTGAACTTCCGGTCTTCGGGAAGACAACATGGCTGATGATTACACGACGGCGAATGCTTTGCCCCGCATGTGGCCCCAAGCTGGAAGCGCTCACTTGGCTGGACCCTTATTCGCGCTTTAGCTAA